TAGCCTGACCCTCCGACCACACGACGATCCCCTCAGGCGACGGGGCCAGCACGATCATCCCCAGCAGGTCTGTGCGGTAGGCGGCCGTGCCGGCCCGGGTGAGGATTCCGAGCAGCCGGTCGGTCGGATGCCCGTACCGGTTGTCCGCTCCGACGGAGACCAGGCCCACCTCCGCCGTGATCGCCTGGTAGAACGGCTCGCTCTGGTCGGCACTGCCGTGGTGGGCGACCTTCACGACGTCGACGTCGGGGAGCGCGTCCCCCGGGGAACCGGAGACGGCGCTCGCGTGCGCGAGGAGTCGCTGCGAGTCCTCGCCGAGATCCCCGAGAAAGAGAGAACTGATCGACCCGGAGAACTGTACGGTGACGCTCGCGTCGTTGCCGCGGAGAGCCGTGCCCGCCTCCGGCCACAGCACCTTCCAGCCGATGTCGCCGAGCGAACCGGTGTCGCCCCGTCGCGCCTGCCGCACGTCCGCTCCGGCCGCGGTGAGAGTCGTTGCCATCCGTTCGTCACGGGCATCCTCCGGCGGGCCCATCAGAACGGTGCCCACGCGCCCGACGACCGCGTCGAGGCCGCCGACGTGATCGAGGTCGTAGTGGGTGAGCACCAGCAGGTCGACGGCCTCGATGTGGAGCTCGTCGAGGCAGGCGTGCAGGAGGGTCGGGTCGGGGCCGACATCGACCAACGCGATGCGGTCGGGCTGGTCTGGCCCGGCCCCCGCACTTCGCACCACGACGGCGTCACCCTGGCCGATGTCGCAGGCCGCGATCTGCCAGTCGGCCGGCCACCCGATCGCCGGAAAAACGGTGCCCGAGAGCGTGGAGCCGAGGTAGACGGCGAGCGTGAGCAGCAGGACGCCGCCGGAGAGAAGGCGCACGGTGCGCCCGGCGTCACGCCGTCGCGGGCCGGGTGTCCGAGGTGGAGAGGGCAGCGGGAGCTGCGGGTGTGGCTGGGTCACCTGGGTTGGCGCGGCGTGCGGTCGGAGCAACAGCAGCACGAGGCCGGCGGCGCTGACGAGCACCACCAGCAGGATGCCCGCGACTCCTGCTGGCCAGGGCAGGGCGCTCCCCGGTGCTGTCGCGAAGAACCGGGCGACGCCGGCGATCCACGAGGCGGGCACCCAGGTGAGCCACGCGCCGACCGGAGCGAGGAACGGAACGGCAACTCCCCCGACGCACGACACGAGCCCGAGCACCGTGGCCACGGGAGCAGCGGGCTCAGCGAGCAGGTTGGCCGGCACGCTGTACGTGGAGATGGTCGGCGTGAGTAGCACGAGCACGGGCTGGCAGGCTAGCTGGGCCGCCAGGGGGACGGCGATGACGAGGGAGAGCCAGCCGGGCATCCACCTCGACAGGGACCCGTGCAGCGGCTTCGCGAGCACGAGGAGTCCGGCGGTGGCGAGCACCGAGAGCGCGAGGCCGTAGTTGCGGGCGAGCCACGGGTCGCAGGCGAGCAGGATGATCGTCGCGAGCCCGAGCGCGGGCAGACCCTTCGGCGGCCGACCCGAAGCGAGCGTGACCAGCACGATGGTCGCCATGACCGCAGCGCGAAGCACGCTCGACGAGGGAGTGACCAGCACGACGAACGCGGTCATGACGGTGAGCGACAGCACGATCCGGGCGCGACGGGAGAGCCCGGCCACTCCGCCGAGAAGCATGATGGCCGCCACGACGATGGCACAGTTCGCCCCCGAGACGGCGGTGAGATGGCTGAGTCCACTGCCTTTCATCTGAGCGTCGAGGTCGTCGCTGACGAGGTTGACGTCGCCGATGGCGAGACCGGGAACGAGTTGTCCGCCGTCGCCCGGCAGGCCGACGGCACTCTGCCGGAAGGAGGCGCGAAGCCCATTCGCCCAGCCCAGGTACCAGGGCGAGGGCTCGAGGAGGGTGGGTGACCTGTCGGTGTAGAGCAGGGCGACGACACTCTCGCCGGGGTCTGTCGGTCGAAGGCTGCCCGTCGCTTCGAGGTGTTCGCCGATCTCGTATTGGGGCGTGTCTGCTCCTGCACGGACGAACACCATCACGGGCATCTGCGCCTCAACCGAGGTCGATCCGGAGCGCACAGAGAGGGCGGTGGCGGTGAACCGGAGCTGCGTCTCGCTCGCCGCCTGCGGCGTGGGGTCGGAGGCGACCGGTGCGGAGGCCACGGTGAGCTGAACCGTGACCGTGTGCGCGAGCAGTGGCGCCAGCGCTACAGGATCGCGGTCGGGGAGCTGCGCGGCCACGGAGGTCGAGACGAGCCCGCCTGCGGCGAAGCAGAGAGCGGTCGCGGTCAGCAGCGTTCCAACCGCGGTCCGGAGCGGCCCCCGCCGTGTGGCGCCAGCTCGCACCGCCCGCCTCGATGGGCTCCGCCGTAGCGGGCCAACATCCAACTTGGCCCGCTCGATGCCTCGCGGAAGCGGGACAAACATAAGGACGATCACAATCAGGAGTACAGCTACGGATGCCGCAAAGAAGACAGATGCGCACCAGCCCGCGGCCTCGGCGAGCGCCGCGCGAGGCAGCCCGACCAGCAGCCCCGCCACCAGCCAGCAGCAGGCGGCCGGAACCACCAACCGCAGGTCGGACAGAGCCACCGTGGGAGCGTTGGCGGTGAAGGCCGGACGGGCCGGCTTCGCCGCAGGGGTGCCCTGGGATGCGGGCCGGGTCATGTCGTCACCAGCGGGGCCAGGGCCTCGAAGGTCTTGTCGCCGACACCGGACACGTTCTTCAGGTCGTCGACCTGCGTGAAACGGCCGTTCTCGGTGCGCCAGGCGATGATGCGCTGGGCCATGGCCGGTCCGACGTGCGGAAGAGTCTCCAGGGTGGCCTGGTCGGCGGTGTTCAGGTTGACGAGAGGGGGCGGCGGGCCGCCCACGCCACCCACTGCTCCGGCACCGCCCACGCCACCGGCGCCGCTCCCGCTGCCTCCGGCACCCGACCCGGGAGACCCCGGGGGCAGGGAAGCTCCCTGTTCCGGGATCACCAGCTGCTCCCCATCCGCCATCACGCGGGCGAGGTTCTGCCGGCCCTGGTCGGCTTTCTCGCTGAAACCCCCGGCAGCCGAGATCGCGTCGATCACCCGGTCACCGGAGTGGAGCTCGAAGAGCCCCGGATGCACGACCGCCCCCAGCACGTGCACGAGGATCAGCGTCTCCGACGAATGACCCACCGGGGCAGACGCCTCCGCCGAGGCGGGAGCGAGGGTGGCACCATGCGCGCCCGAGACCGTGGACCCAGACGGACCTCCCGCGCCAGAGGGCAGCGCGACCACCTCGGCCCGCCCGTGGCCAGCGAACATCGACACGAGGACGGCGCACACCAGGGCGACGATCACGAGCACCACGGCGGCGCCCACGCCGAGCCGGAGTCTCGAACGGGCGGCAGGCGGCTCCAGCTCAGGCTCCAGCTCAGAATCGCGCCCGGGCACCTCGATCTCCCACGGCAGCGGCACAGTCGCAGCCGCCCGCGCCGCAGGCACACCAGGCCTCTCAGACCTGCCACTCACACCGGGTACATCGCGCATGCACCGACCGTACGAAACAGAAAGGGCCGAGCATCCGCCCGGCCCCGAATCTGTGGAGAACTGCTACGAACGTGCCTTTGTGGCAATGTTGACGATCTTCGGCGCCCGCACGATCACGTTCACGACCTCGCGGTCACCGAGGAAGCGCACGACGGCCTCCGACGAGCGCGCCAGCTTCTCGAGCTCTTCGCTGGAGATCTTCGGTGAGACCTCGAGGCGGGCGCGCACCTTGCCGTCGACCTGCACGACGGCGGTGACCGACTCCTCGGTGAGGAGGGCCGGGTCGGCGCCCCGCCAACCGTACGCGGAGATCGAGGGCGGGTAACCGAGCCGCTCCCACATGTCTTCCGCGGTGTACGGCGCGAACAGCGAGAGTCCGAGCGCAATCGTCTCGACGGCCTCGCGCACGGCCGGATCCGCACCTCCCGGACCGCTGTCGACAGCCTTGCGGGCCGCGTTGGTCAGCTCCATGATGCGCGCGACGACGACGTTGAACTTGAACGCCTCGACAAGGCCGGGGGCCTCGGCGAGGAACCGGTGCGTGACACGGCGGAGCGCGACATCCCCGTCCCGCCAGTTCACCTCCGGTGCCGACGTGACGTCGCCCGAGAGCCGCCACGCGCGGGCCAGGAACTTCGCGGAACCGGAGGGCGACACATCCGCCCAGTCGATGTCGTCTTCGGGCGGACCCGCGAACGCCATCGTGAGGCGCACCGCGTCGACGCCGTGCTCGTCGAGCTGGTCGCTGAGGCGCACGATGTTGCCCTTCGACTTCGACATCGCAGACCCCTCCATCAGCACCATGCCCTGGTTGAGCAGGGCGCTGAAGGGCTCGGTGAACGAGACGTAGCCGAGGTCGAACAGCACCTTCGTGATGAATCGCGCATACAGCAGGTGCAGGATCGCGTGCGTCACACCGCCGACGTACTGGTCGACCGGGGCCCACTTGTCGACCTCGCGCGGGTCGAACGCCTTCGTGTCGTCGTTCGGCGAGAGGAAGCGCAGGAAGTACCACGAGCTGTCGACGAAGGTGTCCATCGTGTCTGCATCGCGGAGCGCGGGCGAGCCGTCGCGCGGGTCAGGCACGTTCACCCAGTCGGTCGCTGCACCGAGCGGCGAGGTGCCCTTCGGCTGCAGGTTCAGGCCCTCGGTCGGGGGCAGCAGCACGGGCAGCTGGTCTTCGGGCACGGGAATCTCCGCACCGTCGGCCCCATGGATGATCGGGATCGGCGTTCCCCAGTAGCGCTGGCGTGAGATCAGCCAGTCCCTGAGCCGGTAGTTCTTGGCCGCCCGACCCGATCCTTGAGCCTCCAGCTGCTCGATCACGCGGGTGATCGCCTTGTTCTTGCTCAATCCGTCGAGGTTCCCGGAGTTGATCAGGCGACCGTCGCCGGTCAGCGCCTTGCCGGTGGAAGCCGGGTCGAGCGGCGGCAGGTCATCCGGGAGCTCTCCGTCGACCAGCACGGGAATGGCGCCGGTGACGGGCTGGTTCGTGTCGAGCACGACGCGCACCGGCAGGCCGAACGCGCGGGCGAAGTCGAGGTCGCGCTGGTCGTGCGCCGGCACGGCCATGACCGCGCCGGTGCCGTAGTCGGCGAGCACGTAGTCGGCCGCCCAGACGGGCAGGCGCTCACCGTTGACGGGGTTGATCGCGTAGCGCTCCAGGAAGACGCCGGTTTTGGGGCGGTCGGTGGCCTGGCGTTCGAGCTCGGTGCTCTTCTGCACCTCGACCAGGTACTCCGCGAAACGCTGGCGCGCAGCATCCGGAACCGACTCGTCGGCGACGAGCTCGGCGGCCAGCTCGGACTCGGGGGCGACCACCATGAACGTGGCGCCGTGAAGCGTGTCGGGGCGTGTCGTGAAGACCGTCACCGGCGCCTGACGGCCCTCGATGGCGAAGTCGACGTCTGCACCGACGGAGCGGCCGATCCAGTTGCGCTGCATGGCGATGACCTTCGCAGGCCACGTGCCCTCGAGCTGCTTCAGGTCGTCGAGCAGGCGGTCGGCGTAGTCGGTGATCCTGAAGTACCACTGCGTGAGCTTCTTCTTCACGACGACGGCGCCCGAGCGTTCGGACGTTCCGTCGGGCAGAACCTGCTCGTTCGCCAGCACGGTCTGGTCCACCGGGTCCCAGTTGACCCAGCTCGACTTGCGGTACGCCAGGCCCTTCTCATACAGCTTCAGGAACAGCCACTGGTTCCACTTGTAGTACTCGGGGTCGCTGGTGTGCAGTTCCCGGCTCCAGTCGAACGAGCCCGCATAGCGCCGGAAGCTCGCCTTCTGCTGGTCGATGTTCGCGTACGTCCACTCGCGCGGGTCGATCTGGCGCTTGATGGCTGCGTTCTCGGCGGGCAGGCCGAACGAGTCCCAGCCGATCGGGTGCAGCACGTTGAAACCCTGGTGGCGCCAGTAGCGCGAGATCACGTCGCCGAGCGCGTACGCCTCGGCATGGCCCATGTGCAGGTCGCCGGAGGGGTACGGGAACATGTCGAGGATGTATTTGCGCGGGCGTTTGTCGTTCTCGAGATCGGTGCGGAACGGCTCCGACTCGTCCCAGACCGGCAGCCACTTGTTCTGGAGGGCCTCGAAGTCGTAGCGGGCGGAGTCGGGTGCTGCGCCGGTTGCGCCGGATTCTGCGCCGGTTGCGCCGGATGTTGCGTCGTCTTCGGCGCCGCGCACAGCGGAATCGCGTTCGATAGTCACGTGAGTCTCAATCGTCGGGGAACGACCGCACAGTGCGGCCTTGCGGGAGTCGGTTCGGGTGGTCGCGTCTCCAGCAGTCAATTGTACTGAACGTTGCCTGCGGCTCGCTGTTGCTAGCGTGAACTGATCATGACTACGTCTGCTGCCGCCGGTCCCGCCGGCTCTGCCGGTTCTCGTCGCTTCCTCTTCCGCGACGGGTCGTTGATCGCGGCTGCTCCGGTGATGGATGCCCGGCGGCACCTCGAGGTCGCAGACTCCTGGCTGGTCGACTCCGGACGGGTGCGGGCCGTCGATCTGCACCGGGAACGGTTCTTCGCCTCGGCAGCAGCAGCGGGATTCATGAACGAGACGCTGCTCGCGGCATTCTGGGACGCGGCGCTCGGGGCGATCCCGCCCGTGCACCGGTGGTTCCCGCGGGTGGAACTCAGCCGGATCGGCGGCGGCGTGCCCGCTGCGGGCGCGGGCGTGAGCGGCGCGAGCGGAGAGGGCGCGGTATCCGCGGGCGTGGCGCGCGGTTCCGGATCGGGCGCGGGCGCGGCGCGGTGGCAGCTGTCGCTGTTGATGCGGCTGGCTCCGCCGCTCACGGCCTCCGCCGTGCTGCGGACCTACGACGGGCCGGAGCCGCGGAGCATCCCGAGCCGGAAGGGCCCCGACCTCGCCACCCTCAACGCCCTGCGCGACGCCGCGCGCGCCGACGGCGTCGACGATCTCGTGCTGCTCGGGCCGGGCGGCGCGGTCGTCGACGGAACCACCACCGCGCTGCTCTGGTGGCGGGGCGACACGCTGTGCGCGCCGGCCGCCGACCTCGTGCGGGTGGACAGTGTCACCGCGAAATCCGTGCGCGTGCTGGCCGCG
Above is a genomic segment from Subtercola boreus containing:
- a CDS encoding ComEC/Rec2 family competence protein — protein: MTRPASQGTPAAKPARPAFTANAPTVALSDLRLVVPAACCWLVAGLLVGLPRAALAEAAGWCASVFFAASVAVLLIVIVLMFVPLPRGIERAKLDVGPLRRSPSRRAVRAGATRRGPLRTAVGTLLTATALCFAAGGLVSTSVAAQLPDRDPVALAPLLAHTVTVQLTVASAPVASDPTPQAASETQLRFTATALSVRSGSTSVEAQMPVMVFVRAGADTPQYEIGEHLEATGSLRPTDPGESVVALLYTDRSPTLLEPSPWYLGWANGLRASFRQSAVGLPGDGGQLVPGLAIGDVNLVSDDLDAQMKGSGLSHLTAVSGANCAIVVAAIMLLGGVAGLSRRARIVLSLTVMTAFVVLVTPSSSVLRAAVMATIVLVTLASGRPPKGLPALGLATIILLACDPWLARNYGLALSVLATAGLLVLAKPLHGSLSRWMPGWLSLVIAVPLAAQLACQPVLVLLTPTISTYSVPANLLAEPAAPVATVLGLVSCVGGVAVPFLAPVGAWLTWVPASWIAGVARFFATAPGSALPWPAGVAGILLVVLVSAAGLVLLLLRPHAAPTQVTQPHPQLPLPSPPRTPGPRRRDAGRTVRLLSGGVLLLTLAVYLGSTLSGTVFPAIGWPADWQIAACDIGQGDAVVVRSAGAGPDQPDRIALVDVGPDPTLLHACLDELHIEAVDLLVLTHYDLDHVGGLDAVVGRVGTVLMGPPEDARDERMATTLTAAGADVRQARRGDTGSLGDIGWKVLWPEAGTALRGNDASVTVQFSGSISSLFLGDLGEDSQRLLAHASAVSGSPGDALPDVDVVKVAHHGSADQSEPFYQAITAEVGLVSVGADNRYGHPTDRLLGILTRAGTAAYRTDLLGMIVLAPSPEGIVVWSEGQARVEARPK
- a CDS encoding helix-hairpin-helix domain-containing protein; amino-acid sequence: MPAARAAATVPLPWEIEVPGRDSELEPELEPPAARSRLRLGVGAAVVLVIVALVCAVLVSMFAGHGRAEVVALPSGAGGPSGSTVSGAHGATLAPASAEASAPVGHSSETLILVHVLGAVVHPGLFELHSGDRVIDAISAAGGFSEKADQGRQNLARVMADGEQLVIPEQGASLPPGSPGSGAGGSGSGAGGVGGAGAVGGVGGPPPPLVNLNTADQATLETLPHVGPAMAQRIIAWRTENGRFTQVDDLKNVSGVGDKTFEALAPLVTT
- the leuS gene encoding leucine--tRNA ligase, encoding MRGAEDDATSGATGAESGATGAAPDSARYDFEALQNKWLPVWDESEPFRTDLENDKRPRKYILDMFPYPSGDLHMGHAEAYALGDVISRYWRHQGFNVLHPIGWDSFGLPAENAAIKRQIDPREWTYANIDQQKASFRRYAGSFDWSRELHTSDPEYYKWNQWLFLKLYEKGLAYRKSSWVNWDPVDQTVLANEQVLPDGTSERSGAVVVKKKLTQWYFRITDYADRLLDDLKQLEGTWPAKVIAMQRNWIGRSVGADVDFAIEGRQAPVTVFTTRPDTLHGATFMVVAPESELAAELVADESVPDAARQRFAEYLVEVQKSTELERQATDRPKTGVFLERYAINPVNGERLPVWAADYVLADYGTGAVMAVPAHDQRDLDFARAFGLPVRVVLDTNQPVTGAIPVLVDGELPDDLPPLDPASTGKALTGDGRLINSGNLDGLSKNKAITRVIEQLEAQGSGRAAKNYRLRDWLISRQRYWGTPIPIIHGADGAEIPVPEDQLPVLLPPTEGLNLQPKGTSPLGAATDWVNVPDPRDGSPALRDADTMDTFVDSSWYFLRFLSPNDDTKAFDPREVDKWAPVDQYVGGVTHAILHLLYARFITKVLFDLGYVSFTEPFSALLNQGMVLMEGSAMSKSKGNIVRLSDQLDEHGVDAVRLTMAFAGPPEDDIDWADVSPSGSAKFLARAWRLSGDVTSAPEVNWRDGDVALRRVTHRFLAEAPGLVEAFKFNVVVARIMELTNAARKAVDSGPGGADPAVREAVETIALGLSLFAPYTAEDMWERLGYPPSISAYGWRGADPALLTEESVTAVVQVDGKVRARLEVSPKISSEELEKLARSSEAVVRFLGDREVVNVIVRAPKIVNIATKARS
- a CDS encoding aminotransferase class IV, whose protein sequence is MTTSAAAGPAGSAGSRRFLFRDGSLIAAAPVMDARRHLEVADSWLVDSGRVRAVDLHRERFFASAAAAGFMNETLLAAFWDAALGAIPPVHRWFPRVELSRIGGGVPAAGAGVSGASGEGAVSAGVARGSGSGAGAARWQLSLLMRLAPPLTASAVLRTYDGPEPRSIPSRKGPDLATLNALRDAARADGVDDLVLLGPGGAVVDGTTTALLWWRGDTLCAPAADLVRVDSVTAKSVRVLAAALGVTVSEERAAPADLAGTEVWAVNALHGIRVVTAWRGGPAVAAVAGRAALWQRRIGALARPLAG